The genome window TTTGATTGTATATAAGCGCGGTGTGAGTGTGTATCCATCACCCGCCAATTCAGTAACCAAAAACTTGTGTGGACCCATCACACAAATACTGCCACCACAAGATCTGAAAACAGAACCTGTGGTTTATTTGTGTGAATCGCTGGCCCACTTATTCTTATATTAATATAAATGAGCCAGGAGCCGGCTATACTAATTTGCTGCAGCCATGAGGCCGAGATACTCGGCGGTGAGAGGCTTGAAGATGCGCTGCTCGTCCGAGTCGAGCGCCGCGGCGAGCTTCGGCCAAACGGACATGCCCAAGATCCaggaaccaccaccaccaccgtcactCCCCGGACGCGCCATGATCTTCACGAAGCCGGAGCACAGCCTCCCGCAGTCCACCCACGTAGGCATCGCTACGGCGGCGTGCCCGAATCCGAAGTCCGTGTCGACGCTGAAGGACGCGAACGACGTCACGCCCATCGCCGGGCTGCCCAGCCCGGCGGTTGCTGTCTCCACGAACTTGACCGCAGCCTTGCCATTGCCATTGCCCTTGCGCTTGTGCTCCTCCACCCAGTCCACTAGCTCCTGGAAGTGCTCGTCGGTGGCCGTCGACCTGATCGACCCGCGCACCATCGACGCGATCTCCGGGAGCGGCCGCCGCTGGATAACCTCCACGGTCGCCTCCGCCACCGCGAACGTCGTGACGTTGCCGACGTAGTTGCGCATGGCTTCCTCCGGGGTGGTGGTGAGACGCCGTCGCCCGTTCACCCACCAGCCCATGCGGCAACTCTCGTCGGACGAGCCAACGGTGGTGGCGAACACCTTCCACAAGTACGCAGACACCGCCTCGACGCGGCTCGCGCCGCGCTCCCCGTCGCCGCTCGCTTGCGCGCGCAGCATGGCGAGGTCCCGCTCCTCGACGTAGTAGGTGCGGCCGACCAAGGAGCCCCCGGCCGTGAGGGCGTTGACGAGACGCTCGCTCACCAACGGCATGAACAGCTCGCCCACCGAAGGGCCGTACGACGGGGCAGCGCGAGGGCGGAACACGGAGCGGTCGTAGTTCGGGGCGGCGGCGACGACCGTCCCAGACCGCGCGAGCTCAGACCACGCGTCAACGATCATGCACAGCGCGCACCCGTCCGCGAGGCCGTGGTTGGTGCCCCACACCACGACGAACCCTCCACAGGAGAACGAAACGAGCTGCACCGACAGCGCGATGTCCGCGTCGTACTGGACGGGGACGCCGACTCTCGCCAGCGACGCGTCCAGGTCGCCGAAGTCCAGGCTGCCCAGCGCCAGGCCGACCTCGCCGACGACTAGCTCCGCGCCCTGGTTGTCACAGTGCACCTCCGGGAGCCCTGAGCGCGGGTTAGCCACGA of Triticum dicoccoides isolate Atlit2015 ecotype Zavitan unplaced genomic scaffold, WEW_v2.0 scaffold187084, whole genome shotgun sequence contains these proteins:
- the LOC119344802 gene encoding putrescine hydroxycinnamoyltransferase 1-like — its product is MANDSSRVRVVRRSTVKASVTRPDAVLPVSNLDLLYYPMPLSMVCAYRRPSSGGGFVDVVAAFEAKLSSLLDHFFPLAGRIVANPRSGLPEVHCDNQGAELVVGEVGLALGSLDFGDLDASLARVGVPVQYDADIALSVQLVSFSCGGFVVVWGTNHGLADGCALCMIVDAWSELARSGTVVAAAPNYDRSVFRPRAAPSYGPSVGELFMPLVSERLVNALTAGGSLVGRTYYVEERDLAMLRAQASGDGERGASRVEAVSAYLWKVFATTVGSSDESCRMGWWVNGRRRLTTTPEEAMRNYVGNVTTFAVAEATVEVIQRRPLPEIASMVRGSIRSTATDEHFQELVDWVEEHKRKGNGNGKAAVKFVETATAGLGSPAMGVTSFASFSVDTDFGFGHAAVAMPTWVDCGRLCSGFVKIMARPGSDGGGGGSWILGMSVWPKLAAALDSDEQRIFKPLTAEYLGLMAAAN